In one Brevibacterium sp. CBA3109 genomic region, the following are encoded:
- a CDS encoding DUF4282 domain-containing protein, with protein MSTPQNPHSGADAENHQNIPADQANPDSHQASPEFSQQQDPSVGEQVDGTSSPAGSGPAGSGQYGQGSQFSQAEQYNEQQNQFGQPELYNQQNQFDQGGQYNHGGQYNPQDQYNPQDQYGQFGQPAQQGQHYQGADYAAYNQGNYAGSQHAPVGNFQQPASQQNPHGGSGFFKSLFDFRFDNFIAVKWAGFIYIIAIVVAALSWLGSIVGGIITGAAAGAATSYLSNGPSFSPWPLLLAIIFGWILPALWVLFVRLALELIVANVKTAENTRQIANSLGR; from the coding sequence ATGTCGACACCACAGAACCCGCACTCCGGTGCGGATGCAGAGAACCATCAGAATATCCCGGCCGATCAGGCTAATCCTGACTCTCACCAAGCCAGCCCGGAATTCAGCCAGCAGCAGGACCCATCTGTCGGCGAACAGGTCGATGGCACATCGTCACCTGCCGGATCTGGACCTGCCGGATCTGGACAGTACGGCCAGGGCTCACAGTTCAGCCAGGCCGAGCAGTACAACGAACAGCAGAATCAGTTCGGGCAGCCCGAACTGTACAACCAGCAGAACCAGTTCGATCAAGGCGGACAGTACAACCATGGTGGTCAGTACAATCCTCAGGATCAGTACAATCCTCAAGATCAGTACGGACAGTTCGGGCAGCCAGCCCAGCAGGGTCAGCACTATCAGGGCGCTGACTACGCTGCGTACAATCAGGGCAACTACGCCGGCTCCCAGCACGCCCCGGTAGGCAATTTCCAGCAACCTGCATCGCAGCAGAACCCCCACGGCGGCAGCGGCTTCTTCAAGTCGCTCTTCGACTTCCGCTTCGACAACTTCATTGCGGTCAAGTGGGCTGGCTTCATCTACATCATCGCCATCGTCGTGGCTGCACTGTCCTGGCTGGGATCGATCGTCGGCGGAATCATCACGGGCGCCGCAGCCGGGGCCGCTACCAGCTATCTGAGCAATGGCCCGAGCTTCAGCCCGTGGCCGCTGCTGCTGGCGATCATCTTCGGCTGGATCCTCCCTGCCCTGTGGGTGCTCTTCGTCCGGCTGGCCCTCGAACTCATCGTGGCCAACGTCAAGACTGCGGAGAACACGAGGCAGATCGCGAACTCCCTGGGACGCTGA
- a CDS encoding aldose epimerase, translated as MTDLIELALGDDSAVVSTTGAALLNYTVGDRPVVIQMSAFDGAVLAPWPNRVADGRYDCNGRSHQLPITEASRGTALHGLMEETRWAVTERDDASVRLRTELTDSPGYPFTLSIEVTYSLIDHDNEEESASSGELLVQASARNNGQEPAPFGFGFRPWIYPGAERVDQAQLLVPAETWFETDARLIPQAIRHFDTGSFVPADHGSDEASCLLCKDFRALRSLGPTVLDDAFGTPQRGGDGWSRVRLRGADDRTVIIGMDENCRAWRICTGDELDQGHRRRAIAIEPMTCPPTAFATGSGSGSGSGSGHNAIGPRGELSAEWAIALR; from the coding sequence ATGACCGATCTCATTGAGCTCGCCCTGGGCGATGACAGCGCGGTCGTCTCCACAACTGGAGCGGCACTGCTCAACTACACCGTCGGTGATCGTCCAGTCGTCATCCAGATGTCCGCCTTCGACGGTGCTGTGCTGGCACCCTGGCCGAATCGGGTCGCCGATGGACGCTATGACTGCAACGGCCGTTCCCATCAGCTGCCGATCACCGAAGCCTCTCGCGGCACCGCTCTGCATGGGCTCATGGAAGAGACCCGCTGGGCGGTGACCGAACGCGATGATGCCTCGGTGAGACTGAGGACAGAGCTCACCGACTCACCGGGATACCCCTTCACGCTGTCCATCGAGGTGACATATTCACTCATCGACCATGACAACGAGGAAGAAAGCGCCAGCAGTGGTGAGCTGCTGGTTCAGGCTTCGGCACGAAACAACGGGCAGGAGCCTGCTCCCTTCGGGTTCGGCTTTCGTCCCTGGATCTATCCAGGCGCCGAACGCGTCGATCAGGCACAACTCCTCGTTCCGGCAGAAACCTGGTTCGAGACCGATGCCAGGCTCATCCCCCAGGCGATCAGACATTTCGACACAGGATCGTTCGTCCCCGCCGATCACGGATCCGACGAAGCGTCCTGTCTCCTCTGCAAAGACTTCCGCGCGCTGCGCAGTCTTGGCCCCACAGTCCTCGATGATGCCTTCGGGACCCCGCAGCGCGGTGGCGATGGGTGGTCGCGGGTGCGGTTGAGAGGTGCCGACGACAGGACGGTCATCATCGGAATGGATGAGAACTGCCGGGCCTGGCGGATCTGCACCGGCGACGAACTCGACCAGGGCCACCGACGTCGAGCCATCGCCATCGAACCGATGACGTGTCCACCCACGGCCTTTGCCACTGGCTCTGGCTCTGGCTCTGGCTCTGGCTCTGGCCACAATGCCATCGGCCCCCGCGGTGAACTCAGCGCGGAATGGGCCATCGCCCTGCGTTGA
- a CDS encoding IclR family transcriptional regulator produces the protein MTSNGSGVGVIDKAAMVLSALEAGPASLAELVSLTGLARPTAHRLAVALEFHRIVGRDLQGRFVLGPRLAELSSAAGEDRLLAAAGPVLGQLRDQTGESAQLFRRQGDLRLCVAAAERPVGLRDSVPIGATLSMRAGSAAQVLLAWEEPDRLHTGLRGARFSATMLSGVRRRGWAQSIAERERGVASVSAPVRGPSNRVVAAVSISGPVDRLTRQPGRLHAKSIIDAARTLSEALNRG, from the coding sequence ACCCGCATCACTGGCCGAACTGGTCTCACTGACCGGACTCGCCCGGCCCACTGCCCACCGCCTGGCCGTTGCGCTCGAATTCCATCGCATCGTCGGTCGTGACCTGCAGGGTCGCTTCGTCCTCGGCCCACGCCTGGCCGAACTCTCTTCGGCCGCCGGTGAGGACCGTCTGCTCGCCGCGGCCGGACCGGTCCTCGGTCAGCTGCGCGACCAGACCGGTGAGTCCGCTCAGCTGTTCCGCCGCCAGGGTGACCTGCGCCTGTGCGTGGCCGCCGCCGAACGCCCTGTGGGCCTGCGTGACTCGGTGCCGATCGGCGCCACCCTGAGCATGCGCGCGGGTTCCGCCGCCCAGGTCCTCCTGGCCTGGGAGGAGCCCGACCGTCTGCACACGGGCCTGCGCGGTGCCCGCTTCTCCGCAACCATGCTCTCCGGTGTCCGCCGCCGAGGCTGGGCCCAGTCCATCGCCGAACGTGAACGAGGCGTCGCCTCCGTCTCAGCGCCAGTGCGCGGGCCCAGCAATCGCGTCGTGGCCGCCGTATCGATCTCCGGCCCCGTGGACCGCCTGACGCGTCAGCCCGGCCGCCTGCACGCGAAGTCCATCATCGACGCAGCGCGCACGCTGTCCGAAGCCCTCAACAGGGGCTGA